The Drosophila sechellia strain sech25 chromosome 2L, ASM438219v1, whole genome shotgun sequence region TAATCATATTCAAATttgattgtttgtttgttcaaGATAACCAGGCTAGATGTCCGACCTGTTTAAAAGTGCGAGTGCAGTGGTGCAGTTTTTAACCAATACTAATGTTGTGCCATATTTTTCTGTCTCTTTCCCGGTATCATCGCCACCACCACGTGGTTATCTCACCATTCCCCACTCTGTGTTCGTCTGCAATAAtgtgttttatatatttgtttgcagCGTAATCAACCTTCTTGCATCtttttttattctatttttaaaaatttctgTATTTAACGCCGGCAACAAAACATATTATGTAGCAACAACACTTAAGAACGGAAAATTGTAGTGGATCCCGGAAGGTGTTAAACGCTGCAGCCGATGCTGGATGAGGGATGAATGGAGCCAGGAGTCAAAGGAAGGAGAGAATCGGAGAATCAGCATGGGAGGAGACCCACTAAACGCGACACACAACTAAACATTAATACTTACAtacttatattatatataaattaccATAGGCATAACGATCattattaaaaacatttgTAGAGTTTGGAACATTTGATCGCATctgaatgcaaaaataaaattgtagtGAAACAATATCACAAGACCTATTGAAATGTTTAATGTGGAGCAAAGTTGAATATTAAACTCCTAAAATTGTATATCAATTTCTAGGTTTGATTTGGCTGttcatttattatttgcattgattatttttaatgtttgaGAGGTATAACTTTGAAAAGCACAGATTatacaaacaaaatacttgtATTTCCCCATTTTACAAATactgttaatttattttgaaatactaaaatcatttttgaaattccaGCAGTAAACGATTTTGACAGCAAGTTAGCTAGGCTGATATCGATAGTCGCCAAACAGACACCTGGCGATAGTTGGggcttctttttgttttttaattggatgatggtggtggtggtggtggcgagCAGTTTCTAGCGAGAGATCAGTTGGACTTTTGCGACGAAGCGATACGCTTGTTTGTTTCGCCGTTCCGCTGCGCGTTGGCCAATGTTTGCCTAACTCTCGAATCGAATCCCGAATCCGAGTGTGGACGCGTAAGTGCCATTGAATTATTGCGTCTGGCGCTCGAGCGCCATCGAATCAGATGCGGCGTGGAATGTGGTGGAGTCAATGGGGTGATCAGATGcaaatttttgggcaaatggGTGGAACCAATCAATTGTGTGTGCATATAAGCAATAAACCGaggtgtttgtgtgtgcccAACCAAACACACAGCCAAATGCGGAACATTATCAGTTTACCCACGGCTGTCGCAATCTCCGCGTCCATTTCCCGTCCACTGACCTACGATCCACCTGCCCCCGTGGACGCAACAAGTGTCCGAATATTTATAGTCTATGGGCTATGCATTAATTACTCGCATATGTCAAAAACGCTGAGCTGTTATTACAATTAGTGCTTCATTATTTTGCCCGATTTCCCCAAGTGGCGCGTTTCGCTAAGCGTTATTTTTTACCTTCCGCCAAACACTTGGCGCCGATTCGAACCCCTCCATACCCTCGAAACCACTGATACCCTCCTCCGTGCGACAGAGCATTATCTGACGTCTAATTTTCCCCCGATAAGCCGGAATATAAATTGAAGTGCTCTTTATTTATGTCCGCGATACAACGGCGAAATCGAGGCAAAAAAGAGGCCGGTACTTAAATTACGATTGCGTTGGGCAGGCAACAAGGGTCAGGGGTCTTCCATTTCGAcatatatctatgtatctaCATCTACAAACATTTCTACAGTCCAACTTCCCGCAGTTAGATTTGTTGTGAGTAGGAGGTTGTCAAGAATAGTAGTtgtaatattaatttattagtttaTACAAGAAAGTTTTGACTTCATTGaagtatttatataatttattttaaaaagtatttgtatttacttGTACTTTGTATTGAACTTTGTACTTTAATGGGTCCCAAAAACAATGTATGCTAAAACTTAAACACAACTTTCAAATTTAATGCATTGAGAAAACAAATATATTCCATCCAAGCTAAACTTTAACTTTTGTTCCCACTTAGGGACGTTGGACTGTAGCTTACAAGTGTGTTTGGATGGCATTGCTGTAATTTCAAGTCTGCATATTTAAGCACTGTAGTTTGTTCACTTAGACCCCGGGTTAAGGTAATCTGTGGCAATGGACAGTGGTCCCTGTAGCTGGTTGAACTGTCaaacttttcccattttttatGATAGCCACATTACTAAGGTCAAAGTTACAGGGTCCGCCCATAAAAAGACTATTACTTCTAAAAGGTTAATTTTAGTGACAATAAAATGCGCTTAAAAAGGTACTTAAACTATGCTTAAATAAACATGGTGTAATAGTCTAACTAAACCCATCATATTAATGGATCAATGGAAAAGCTTTGTAATTATTCAGCTCAGTTGGGAAACTCATATTCAGTTGGGGAAACTCATTAtgttgcaattttaattgatCGTTAATGGTGATTTGGAATTGGCTACCTGTAGAAATAAGTAGACTGGCTGGCGACAAAGcgtttatttttatggctttcATTCAATCACCATTGAATGAAGTGCATAATGGGATTAGCGTTCGATTAAACTTGTTCAGCCGATAGAAGTGGATGAATAATATGGCGGAGATTGGGAATGTTCGAGTGACCGAAATCGGATGTTCCACCGTAGGAGCACATTAGCACATGAATGATGCATGGACAAGCAAAGGCTTGGACTCCCACACGGACTTTGCCGCCGTTGGGGCCACACTCGTGTGAATCACGATGCTCATGTCGCAAGGCTTTTTTGGCCGAACTCACCATTACTATCTTATCCGAAAAagattgaaatttaattagagTTATCAATTTCAATGGGGGTTTAGGCCACGCCACATTAATCCGGCCAACCGAGTGCCCGGCCCAGTCTTTTCCAATCACCGCATGGGACCAGAGGATATCCGGACAATCCACTGGCCACGTAATCAATCATTTTATGGACTAATAGCCGACAGCCCACAGAAAACATGCACAAGGCCATTAAAAACAAATCCAGTAAGTAAGTGtgcgaaaatggaaaattccgCTAATACGATTTGGATAATTATTGAACAGGGCTCCTCTGCGGACTCAAGAACTCCAAGGCGGATCTGGCGACAGCCAAGTTTATACTATATTATGGGTAAGaactaatattatttttagtaTATATGTAGAGAAATTATACATAAAGCCATGTTATTAAACTAAAATCCGAATTTCTTAAATATATTCAAGAATTCACCTATATCATTATCTTTTATCCACAGACCCACGGTGGCAGATAGCGATATCTATGACCTAACCGATTTCCAGAGTCTTCTGGAGGACGAGCACTTGGATTTGGACAAGAACACCGTGCTCTATTTGCACGGCTACTTGGAAGATCCGGATGTGGAGAGCATTCACGTCATAGCCGAGGCCTATCTGGAGCGAAAGGATACCAATCTTATCGTCCTGGACTGGGGTGAACTGGCCGATGGCAACTACATGTTCGATGCCTTCCCGAACCTCAAACAGCTGGGCCCAGAGCTGGCCAAGGTCCTGCTCAAAATGTTCGACCATGGCCTGGACATTGAGAAGTTCCACATTGTCGGACACTCGATGGGCGGCCAGCTGGCCGGACTCCTCGGCCGAGAGATTACTAAACGCACCAAGGGCGTCAGAAAGATAAAAAGGTGAAATGAGCGTGGTTtgatttgaaataatttattcaaGCTTTATTCGATTTTAGTCTTTGCCACTGGCAATTTGCCGACGTCATGATTATATTAGATATtagataaataatttaaaagtcCAAAGTTTAATACTTTTGTATTATCATATGGCAGAGTTTCACGAAAAGTTATTTCTTTAAAATCGTTGATCGGCAAAGTGTATAAAGCTTATATTGAATCCTTTCTTTTATAGAATTTCCGCTTTGGATCCCGCATTTCCGCTCTTCTATCCGGGCACGCACCTGTCTGCCAATGATGCGGAG contains the following coding sequences:
- the LOC6611669 gene encoding inactive pancreatic lipase-related protein 1 — encoded protein: MHKAIKNKSRLLCGLKNSKADLATAKFILYYGPTVADSDIYDLTDFQSLLEDEHLDLDKNTVLYLHGYLEDPDVESIHVIAEAYLERKDTNLIVLDWGELADGNYMFDAFPNLKQLGPELAKVLLKMFDHGLDIEKFHIVGHSMGGQLAGLLGREITKRTKGVRKIKRISALDPAFPLFYPGTHLSANDAEFVDVIHTDAWLYGAPTSTGTADFWPNGGYSLQPGCPKRNYKMLSDNDLSSHRRSWWFWAESVSDRYPIGFDAVPAKKWSDFKQNKIVENCPPVVMGHHCPTTIHGDFYLQTNGHTPFARGKEGTVYVDPKDLLGNTHSITCDCPSEKTN